The sequence gttttgatgttttacaaacttttaaagacaaaaagtcaaggagagacaaaatgaagagacagcagcagagaagatCTGCTGAAATAATGTGGAGCATTTACTAAAATGTTAATGTGTTTCATGAAACATCCATGAATGTAAATACATGCATCTACAGAACCTTGATAcgtaataaaacattttgaaaagtttaaaatgttttttttttttttttttcccatgtgtGTCTGTTGTATTCAAGccactttcatttttcattcagtttCTCTCTTTAAAATCTCCCAGATTTATTCTGAGTGATGAGACGATAaccaaaagtgtcaaaaaccaCTTTGTTGTTTATCACTCCTTCTGCTGCCAGGTCAGACAGTGAAGGTTGAGAGTGAAGCGGTTCCCTGATAGGACTCAGTCTTTCTAACGATTCTCATGTCTAGAATGAACCAAAAtaggacatttttaaaagtcatcatCTTTTTACTGggttatctttatttttttcagctcaCTCACACATTTTCACCTAACAtagatttttattattaataatctAATCAGCATTGATGTTTAATGCTAATAATTTCATCACCTCCATTTTTatgatcatattttttttacttcctcCCTCAAGAgtcttttaaaatcataaatgaaaatgtttgtgccGTTACTGATAATCTAGGATTGACATACATTAAAATTTGATGATTCCAGTAGTGATATATTCATCATCCTGTAATAATTTTCATCAGATTGGACTGAAATTAACAATACTACTCCATAGGCTGTTAAACAGCCCATATATACACTCCTGTGCACTGGTTTTGGGCATGTTTTGGGCTAAGAATTCATCACAGCGCCGATTGGTAGCCAAATAATCTCAAGAGCCTCTCTTTATAACACCCAGAGACAACCGGCAATTTTAGGGCCCTTGGAACCACAGCATGAGCAGGGGCTTGCTGCAACCCCTCTACCTGCCTGAGCAGAACGCTATAGGCCATGCTTATTACACCCCCAAAAGGTgtataccagtgttactcaacactgctcaaccaaagagccaaattgttaaaaaaatatctttgcaagagtcacaatctaagtggtgaaaagtggcaaaaacagcttgaagtagcaataaaaataatatgaatgtggcaaaagtggccaaaaagtggcacaaacgTAGCAAAGAataaaactgagagaaaagtgacaaaaatgggcataaagcagtcaagagtggaagAATACGGCAAATAATAGGAAACAGGTGgtatttaaaagcaaaaggtagcttaaatgggcaaaaatgttaaaaaggggcaaaatgtgataaaagtggctaaaagaacttgcaaaactgggaaaaaagaggaaagaagaggtatctaatggcaaaggtagcttaaatgggtgaaaagtggcaaaaatgggacaatagtggcaaaaatacgacaatgtcaaaaagaagtggcaaaaatgggaaaaaaagcagtcttaatggcaaaaggtagcttaataggcaaaaagtggaaggaaatggtgaaaaaaggcaaaaatgggataaatgtggcaaaaatgggacaatcatgtttgactgttaaagCCTTCTATAGAggtcaaactgattaatgtgtttaacttctgaggtcaaattttccctttttttaatgtttcttgggaataatatttcaaattaagacaaaaatgagcatcagataatcacaaaagagccacatgtggctgcagagcctcacattgagtatcactggtgtagactttattttcccatacccctggtaatatgcaaagacatccagaacCAACTAGGGGTTTtgccaatcctccttcctgcctgattGTGCTCTCAGGTGCCTTACTCCCCACATCTACGCCTTTTTCAGCCTCAATtttcagcccaaacatgcctgaaaaTTCTGAACGGTACTGTACATTTACAATTGATCGCAGTATTTCAGATTTTACACATGTATTTGGATTTGGATTATATTACAGTTATTACCTCAGGGTAGCTGACTTCCTCTTTGGACACAGAccggttttattttgaaagaaaatgtgaaacttTGGGTAGGTTGAAGTTTCTGAAATGAACTTGACCACTGAgtgaaaaaaggtaaatgtttgataacacagagagaagatgacttctgactgtccactgagctctctgcttttgaatatttgaaaatgatCACGACTATGATGGACTGTAATCACATCACATTAATGCATTAAGTCTGAGATTCCTCCTTCATAATAATCACTCAGTTTTGAACGTTAAATGTATTTACATCACTCATGTTTGATAAATTCACATGAACATGTACCACGGCCATTTTTAATTCTGTCGCCTTCAAAGTGAGAAGGTCcaaaaaagtgttaatttttttttttaggtcacATATAAAAGGGAAGTGAACTGACAGCATTTCCTGTGCTGCTGTCCTAGACATATAAGAGTTAAAAAAACCCTCGATGATCAATGCTGAGCTGACTGCAGAGACATGAGGACCTGATGTAGAACTGTGAGTAttcaaagtttggatttttctcTGCTGTCACTGTCTGAGTAAAGGAATAATGTAACAGACATATTTAAACacagtgaaagaaaaacatctaGTATTTTTATACAATTCTTCATTAGACCTGAAAAGACTTGTTATACAGAGGACAGAGGTTTGTCTCATTTCAGACATTTCTTAAAATGCATCAGAACTAAGAGAAAGGTTCAGAAGATGAACTGTAACTGTTGTGAGCTAAGGGTGAGGATATTTAACAAATCTGAGTCTTACTGCTGATCAGAACCAAAGGCAAAGGTAGTAATTAATTGTTTACATCCTAGTATGGTATTTTAATAAGTCATTTAAGGAGATGCTTCTCAGTTTGTTTCAATAGAAATGTAATCAGTTTCCTTCAAAAATGATATACTAGACATCAAATTATACAAACCATCTGCTTCTACATGTGAGAGTTAGTTTCTGTCAGTTTTGTGGCTCTCCAAGTTACAGAACTGAAAAAAGGAACTTCCTTTGCCATTGTGAAGACAAAACCACCATGGccttttaacacatatttttgatgaatgtaaaatgaaTTTCAATCATCACCATTTTTCTGTGAGACATTTAATACCAAGTTTCATGGCTCTAAGAGTTCTTAAAGTCCCCCCAAaaattacttcctgtttaatggtgACCAAAACATGACCACAGTCACACTTTGATCATCCAtcccattttctataccgcttatcccattgggggttgtgGAGGGGCTGGAGCCGATCCCCgttgtcattgggcgagaggtggggtacaccctggactggtcgccagtcagtcagggctgacatgtagagacagacaagcaggcatgctcacagtcacacctatggccaattaagaatcaccaattaacctaacgagcacgTCTTTGGTGGTTGGAGGAAGCTGGattacccagagagaacccacgcatgcaagggggagaacatgcaaactccacccTGACCAGGGAGCGAACCagaaaccttcttgctgtgaggcactgcgctaacccctgcgccgccatgcagcccccacttaaaaatacaaatttttaatataatttttctATCattaaaggttttgtttttctggtACACCAAAGAAGTAACCGAGCAGGTGAATTCTTCAAGACCGGTTTGACCTGATATGACCCttagaaatgggcaaaatacCCAAATTTTGGCTACTCTACCCAAAAGAGAGGAATGTCCTGTCTGAGTAACTAAACATCGTCCTACAATAATAAACTGTAACTGTTAGGAGCCAAATGATTAGATGTTCTTTAACAAATATGAATCTGACTGCTGGTCAGACACAAGGCACCAATAATAATTCATTGTTTACATCCTGGTAAAATTCCTTGAATTCCTGAGGACTGAAAAGCCTTCTGTCTCCTTTATAAATTAAATCATATTATCAtaaaaatttcagtgaaaaccGGTCATCTTCTTAATgctggcaggaaaaaaatgtgtgagaaaatCCAGAACTTCTTGAAGCCATTGTTCCTTAGAGCCTGAGCTCCCACCTCAGAGCGAGGATTGAAACTGTAGTCtattattcttcttctttcaAATGAATGTTTAGTTTGGGGGCcctaacatgctcaaaaacttaCCAAACTTTCCCAAAATTGTCCTCCGGTGgaaatttttcatattttgttggaACTGTGCAATTCCAACACGCAGGGGCCCCAAACTTGAGATACAGGACTGAGTAAGCGCTACAGGCATGAAAGTTGATCCAGCTATGTAACATGACAAATCAAAAACAACTCTCttgggaccatcctctaaaactCAACttgtgggtcgggacccaaagtgggtcatggagcaaTTTTCTGTGGTTCCTGTTGAACTGATCAAGCTTTCTGAGAGAAAGACCAGAATTTCtccacaacactgacatgtttcattaaaagACATCTCCCTGGCAACGGCAACCATTTTCATATCTCgccaatttgacaggaagttggtGTAACTCTTATGATTTGGTGGTCTGGTTGTCTTCacatttaaatgataatttcatggttttgctaTAGCACCAACAACTGTAAGAAGTCAGTATCATTTCTGacacaaaacattccatcatcttTGAATTTTACACAGTAGACAGCTGTCCTGCCCTCATCTATTAAACATTTGAGCATCTTGCCTTGGCAggctgccacctactgttgataAGGAGTAGGGGAGATTGGGGGCAATTGTAacaattttcacaattttcttcaTGACTCACAGATTACTTGGAATACACACCATTTTCAAATATAAGAATCATGTATTTTTGCATTAGTTAATAAAGGTATTGCTGTATTTTAACTCACAAAGGCATGTCTGTTTTGTTCAGTTCAGTTAAAGAAGTCAGTGTGTTACAAATTCCCCTATAACGGGGGCAACTGTAACATTGACCAGAAACATCATATTTACCTTCTATAGTTCAAATTAGGGTTAACCCTAAAGTATTCCTATTTCTGCCACAGCATCTCATAAATTTACCCTGTTTTTTTCAAAACGATTTCTTATTTTCCCCAATTCAAGTAGGTTGTATATGAATTCAAAGCAAAATGTATCTATTTATAGACACACCACGGCTCATTGCGCTCCTAAGACACAGTAAGAATTATTTTCTTCTcagtacatttttaatattgGGATCTATTCAAATTATTTCAGATTCATCAGTCAAGAACTCTCTTTAGCCAAACTTtaataaaactgcaaaatagACACATTAACATCGCTATATGAACAAGACTGATTATAatacatattttcttttaaaatttgtcaaattgATCTACtcttaaagaaaaattaagacAGCATTTGCTTACATGAGGCAGTATGGCTTGTAGTAGGCTATAGAAACTGCAAAACAATTGTAATAGTGTAACAGTTGCTCCTGACTCAGCAGCCATAATAAAGTATTAGATACTAGCTGCTAGCACTTATGTTAGCTGGTTGttcatgttgatgtttttacCAAAAGGCCAGGgatcaaattaaacagagtTTGACTTTACTGTCGTCTAAATTTTagacagcagaagaaaaacatttgacaaactaaaaaataactttcgtacctcaaaatcattttttgtggaCAGCTTCTGTGATGTTGAAGTATTCCTGCTCTTTttcagcaggcagagagagaatcCTTCTGAGCATGTGCAAGACTTAGTTTCATCACTCTAGCTTGTTTCTAATTGGAGGAATTGAGTGTGTTACAATTGACCCGTGTTGTAATTGCCTCCAGTCTCCCTTACTACCTGATGTACAACTTGCAATAAGctcattatttcacatttaatgaCAGTCCTTGGAGGATCTACATGGCTTTTCTACAGTGCTCACACCAAAAGGGCTGCCAATACCCAGCAGTTGCTACACAGCTGCGGTTGCAGCACAACCCGATATGTATTGAAGgcaagggcccttcagtgctgcttcaGCAATAGTTTTAATTCAACCCCATGTTAAATAGAGCATATGTTTACAATCTTTTTGAATTAACTGGAAAATTAAGAATTTATTTTGctcaaaatgtttctgtcttcTCCTACAGATGTGAAGCAATGATGAATATTAACGTCCACCTCAGATCAACTCAACAAAACTGAGTCAATGTGAACATGAGAACGTCAACCATGGAGAGTCTGTGGTCAAACTCAGTCAAAAGTCTTCTCGTCTTCCTTCTGTGTCTCCTGCTTCTGCATCACCCTTCACTGTCTTACTCCCTGAAAAACTGCACCTTTAATTTTACTGAGGGAACTTTGGCTGAAGTTCATCTGAACTGCTCAACTCGTCAACTTGTCTCTGTTCCTGATGACATCCCCAGAGATGCTAACTCACTAACACTCTCTGGCAATCAGATCAAACAGATCCAAAGAGGTGATTTTGGGAACCTCTCACAGTTAAGTTTGCTGAACCTAGATAGTAATCTGATTGCTCATGTAGATGATGGATCTTTCATCGATTTGGTGGCATTGAAAGAACTCTACATGGGGTATAATTATCTCACACATCTGACAGGAAACATCTTTCAGGGACTGTCAAACCTCACTTTGTTGGACCTCCATGACaacatcattatttttatccataACTCGGCCTTTCTCTTCCTGACCAGTTTACAAACTGTCATTCTAGATGACAACAGCTTTCAAACCGTCACTGACATACAGCCAATTCTGAATCTACCACAGCTACAGAAACTGAGCATTAAATATAATCTGTTCTCCACCTTTGAGTCTAAAGATCTGAATCTGAACGTGTCCTCAAGCCTGAGAGAGTTAGATGTTGAAGGTAATGACCTCAGACGATTCAGCATCACTACGCCTATCTTCCCTCATCTTCAGGAAATCAACCTTTACAGATGTGGTCAGTCCTCTCCATTTCAATGGGACATCCCTGATAAGTCTTTACTGAGGAACATAACTCGACTGGATTTAAGTAGCTCAGAAGCTTTTGAAAACATTGTAGAAGTCCTGCAGAGTCTTGACTCACTGCAACAATTAGAACTTAATTTCATGGAGAGATGGATCAGCAAGGGTCTTTTAGCAACAGTCTGTAAAATACCAACACTTCAGAGCCTGGATCTGTCTGGTAACAAGTATGACAACTTTAGTGCCAAACTTGGAGCTTGCTCTCAGCTCAAGGAGCTTTACTTGACTAGTACTTGGATATCTAACATACCAAGAGGCTCAATGGCAATGATGAAGCAACTAAGGTCCTTAGATCTTAGCTTTAATAGTCTCAGCAAGGTGCCAGAAGACATCAGAAGCCTCTCCTCCCTCGGGGTCCTCAATCTTAATTTCAACGGAATCTCTGAGTTGAGCTGTGAGGATTTCAAAAACACATCCAGTGTCAGGGAgctctttttggccaaaaaccTAATTGTGAAACTTGAAAGGTGTGTCTTCGAAAATCTTGACAGTCTTGAGGTTTTAGATTTGAGCTGGAACCAGATATCGACATTAGGAGGTGCCTTCAATATAGGCCCACCAAACCTTAAGATCTTGAATCTGAGGAATAACGTTGTTCTTTTTCTACAATCAGGTGGTTTTGAGGGTCTAGGGTCACTAAAACAGCTAGATTTGAGAACTCATGAAAATTTGTATGTAAACGATGGAGCATTTGATGGTTTAAGCAACGTTACAACTGTTTTCATATCTCTTCCAATGTATTTTGATACTACATTCCAGGGTTTACAACAAATCTCGAATCTTACAATCATGTTCCCTAACACCCAATCAGACTTCACTTTACACAGTCATCATCAAAACTTCAACCAATCATTCTTTGAATATAAATCACTGAAGAAGCTTGAAATGATTTGCTCAGATGAACACCAAGGAATCCACATTCGTTCAGGCATACAGATAATTCAGTCTGCCAAACATTTAGAGGAATTCACAGCTGAGAATGTGTTTCCTTGGAAACCAA comes from Cheilinus undulatus linkage group 16, ASM1832078v1, whole genome shotgun sequence and encodes:
- the LOC121524151 gene encoding toll-like receptor 13 encodes the protein MRTSTMESLWSNSVKSLLVFLLCLLLLHHPSLSYSLKNCTFNFTEGTLAEVHLNCSTRQLVSVPDDIPRDANSLTLSGNQIKQIQRGDFGNLSQLSLLNLDSNLIAHVDDGSFIDLVALKELYMGYNYLTHLTGNIFQGLSNLTLLDLHDNIIIFIHNSAFLFLTSLQTVILDDNSFQTVTDIQPILNLPQLQKLSIKYNLFSTFESKDLNLNVSSSLRELDVEGNDLRRFSITTPIFPHLQEINLYRCGQSSPFQWDIPDKSLLRNITRLDLSSSEAFENIVEVLQSLDSLQQLELNFMERWISKGLLATVCKIPTLQSLDLSGNKYDNFSAKLGACSQLKELYLTSTWISNIPRGSMAMMKQLRSLDLSFNSLSKVPEDIRSLSSLGVLNLNFNGISELSCEDFKNTSSVRELFLAKNLIVKLERCVFENLDSLEVLDLSWNQISTLGGAFNIGPPNLKILNLRNNVVLFLQSGGFEGLGSLKQLDLRTHENLYVNDGAFDGLSNVTTVFISLPMYFDTTFQGLQQISNLTIMFPNTQSDFTLHSHHQNFNQSFFEYKSLKKLEMICSDEHQGIHIRSGIQIIQSAKHLEEFTAENVFPWKPNNDTFKFNSKLRSLTITRNDLSDLGPELFWPIPNLEEVDLSSTKLKSLDFLAQANLSALKYLHLSDNGITVINDTIFQSLPALLYLDLSNNPLTCDCSNAGFIQWVKNNNQTLVDGAHDYICSSPLIKQGTKVLDFDVQSCWMDVGFLCYISSSCLVVLTLLTSFIYHFLRWQMVYAFNLFQAFLYDSKKRRRGASYLYDAFISYNVEDEAWVYREMLPVLEGEQGWRLCLHHRDFQPGKPIMENITDAIYSSRKTICVISQSYLQSEWCSREIQMASFRLFDEKKDVLILLFLEEIPSHQLSPFYRMRKLVKKRTYLSWPQVGQQKGVFWQNVHRALETEESTRDNVNLLTGPEEC